A stretch of the Lactuca sativa cultivar Salinas chromosome 9, Lsat_Salinas_v11, whole genome shotgun sequence genome encodes the following:
- the LOC111895263 gene encoding zinc finger CCCH domain-containing protein 11 — MPPKQSKAELAKKQKIVEDKTFGLKNKNKSKNVQKYVQSLQQNVQPKPDASKLAAKKKKEEEKAREKELNDLFKIAVVQPKVPLGVDPKSILCEFFKAGQCAKGFKCKFSHDLNIQRKGEKIDIFSDKRDEGTMEDWDQETLEKVVESKGKEYNQNKPTDIVCKHFLEAVEKKQYGWFWVCPNGNKECHYRHALPPGYILKSQMKALLEEESNKLAIEDEIEDQRAKVKTTTPMTTELFLEWKRKKVEERDAGLAAQRAERAKNDRMSGRELFLSDASVFVDDAEAYEKYHREEEPDKGQNGTSTAGPSTSTSVADIEEEDDDDLDMDELNELEASLSKASIQIKEPQK, encoded by the exons ATGCCTCCGAAACAATCAAAAGCGGAATTAGCGAAGAAGCAGAAAATTGTGGAAGACAAGACATTTGGActtaagaacaagaacaagagcAAGAATGTTCAGAAGTATGTGCAATCACTTCAACAGAACGTACAGCCTAAACCCGATGCTTCCAAACTTGCTGCTAAG AAAAAGAAAGAGGAAGAGAAGGCTAGAGAGAAGGAATTAAATGATTTGTTTAAGATTGCTGTTGTTCAACCGAAAGTACCTCTTG GGGTGGATCCGAAGTCTATATTGTGTGAATTCTTTAAAGCTGGTCAGTGTGCAAAAGGATTCAAATGCAAGTTTTCTCATGATCTAAATATACAGAGGAAGGGTGAGAAGATTGACATCTTCAGTGATAAGCGTGATGAAG GAACAATGGAGGATTGGGATCaagagacattggaaaaggttgtGGAATCAAAAGGGAAAGAGTATAACCAGAATAAACCAACTGACATT GTTTGCAAGCATTTTCTAGAAGCAGTGGAGAAGAAACAATATGGATGGTTTTGGGTTTGTCCCAATGGTAACAAAGAGTGTCATTATAGGCATGCTCTTCCTCCAGGTTACATTCTTAAGTCACAAATGAAAGCTCTTTTGGAAGAAGAATCCAACAAGCTAGCTATTGAGGATGAAATTGAAGATCAG cgTGCAAAAGTGAAAACCACAACTCCAATGACTACTGAACTATTTTTGGAGTGGAAGAGGAAGAAGGTGGAAGAAAGAGATGCTGGTTTGGCTGCTCAAAGAGCAGAGAGGGCTAAAAATGACCGAATGAG TGGTCGCGAGTTGTTTCTGTCTGATGCTAGTGTGTTTGTGGATGATGCTGAGGCGTATGAGAAGTATCACCGAGAAGAAGAACCTGATAAG GGGCAAAACGGTACTTCTACAGCTGGACCAAGCACATCGACAAGTGTGGCTGatattgaagaagaagatgatgatgatctGGATATGGATGAATTGAATGAGCTGGAAGCAAGCTTGTCAAAAGCATCTATTCAAATTAAAGAGCCCCAAAAATAA
- the LOC111895276 gene encoding probable adenylate kinase 6, chloroplastic, producing MAVLSRLLRATTTTSYTILRFSSPYSTSSSSEIGVLAPTIASNKSSDRRNVQWVFLGCPGVGKGTYASRLSKLLDVPHIATGDLVRDELSSKGPLSSQLTEIVNQGKLVPDEIIINLLSHRLQIGEEAKGESGFILDGFPRTIRQAEILEGVTNIDLVINLKLREEALLAKCLGRRTCSQCGGNYNVACIDIKADHANPAMYMPPLLPPPHCASKLITRSDDTEHVVKERLRIYHEKSQPVEEFYRIRGKLLEFDLPGGIPESWTKLLQALNLDDHEDTRSAAA from the exons ATGGCGGTTCTTAGCCGTCTGCTGAGAGCTACAACGACCACTTCCTACACAATTCTTCGCTTTTCCTCTCCCTATTCTACATCATCATCCTCGGAAATTGGTGTGTTAGCGCCCACGATAGCTTCTAATAAGAGTAGTGACAGAAGGAATGTGCAGTGGGTGTTTCTCGGCTGCCCTGGCGTCGGAAAGGGCACCTACGCCAGCCGCCTCTCCAAACTCCTCGATGTTCCTCATATCGCCACCGGTGATCTCGTTCGCGACGAGCTCTCTTCCAAAGGCCCCCTTTCTTCTCAG CTTACAGAGATTGTTAACCAAGGGAAGCTAGTTCCAGATGAGATCATAATTAATCTATTGTCCCATCGTCTTCAAATTGGGGAAGAAGCCAAAGGCGAATCAGGTTTCATACTTGATGGGTTTCCCCGAACCATAAGACAAGCA GAAATTCTCGAGGGAGTAACAAACATTGATTTAGTAATCAATCTAAAGCTCAGGGAAGAAGCATTGCTTGCAAAATGCCTAGGGAGAAGAACTTGCAGCCAATGTGGTGGGAACTATAATGTAGCTTGCATTGACATTAAAGCTGATCATGCAAACCCTGCAATGTACATGCCTCCCCTTCTTCCACCTCCACATTGTGCATCAAAACTTATCACTCGATCTGATGACACTGAACATGTTGTTAAAGAACGCCTTCGCATCTACCATGAGAAG AGTCAACCAGTGGAAGAGTTTTATAGGATCAGAGGAAAGTTGTTAGAGTTTGATCTTCCGGGAGGAATCCCGGAATCATGGACAAAACTGCTTCAAGCTCTAAATCTGGATGACCATGAAGATACAAGATCTGCAGCAGCATGA
- the LOC111895241 gene encoding 50S ribosomal protein L10, chloroplastic — protein sequence MEATLFTLPSSKFPPPASTAVSLKTHFHNPLLLHSTTTSHRKPNRVPLTIRSAISRTKKEETIETVKEQLQDCYLIAGIKYQGFTVQQFQQLRTTLPVTTKLIVAKNTLVLKAIEGTPWEALKPCMKGMNAWMFVHSEEIPAAIKPYRTFQKEKKLEENDFSGAVFEGKYYPPEEFKALETMPTRAEVYANLLGSLKGPATSVVGTLQAPARNLIMTLKAYVKKLEEESGAEQ from the coding sequence ATGGAAGCAACCCTTTTCACCCTCCCGTCCTCCAAATTCCCACCACCGGCTTCCACCGCAGTATCCCTGAAAACCCATTTCCACAACCCACTTCTCCTCCATTCCACCACCACTTCCCACCGTAAACCCAACCGCGTACCCCTCACAATCCGCTCCGCAATCAGCCGTACAAAGAAAGAAGAAACGATCGAAACAGTCAAAGAACAGCTCCAAGACTGCTACCTCATCGCCGGCATCAAATACCAAGGCTTCACCGTCCAACAATTCCAGCAGCTCCGTACAACCCTCCCGGTAACCACCAAACTCATAGTTGCAAAGAACACATTGGTCTTGAAAGCAATTGAAGGCACGCCATGGGAAGCATTGAAGCCGTGTATGAAGGGAATGAATGCGTGGATGTTTGTTCACAGCGAGGAGATTCCGGCTGCTATTAAACCCTACCGGACTTTTCAGAAAGAGAAGAAGCTAGAAGAGAATGATTTCAGTGGAGCGGTTTTTGAAGGGAAGTATTATCCACCGGAGGAGTTTAAGGCGTTGGAGACTATGCCGACGAGAGCGGAGGTTTATGCGAACTTGTTGGGTTCTTTGAAGGGCCCTGCGACGTCGGTGGTGGGGACTTTGCAAGCTCCGGCGAGGAATTTAATTATGACATTGAAGGCGTATGTGAAGAAATTGGAAGAAGAGAGTGGTGCAGAGCAATGA